Proteins from a genomic interval of Lolium perenne isolate Kyuss_39 chromosome 1, Kyuss_2.0, whole genome shotgun sequence:
- the LOC127317143 gene encoding RING-H2 finger protein ATL79-like gives MQLSSSPPRHSRMLLPMAPTASPSPAPAAPGISTPYAWPPAVASPDAESALAWPNTNAILVLALLVCALFCAIVIHVVLQCAFRVASRAWYGPYGAIGTPQEPAPRAGGGGGGGDSRKRGALPCLAYSAGLDLAGSSRAECAICLAEFARGEQLRVLPRCNHGFHAHCIDRWLDARPTCPTCRQAPFAEPDVECVLAAGRARPEPVVAVVRVIVDGGRARRVEI, from the coding sequence ATGCAGCTGAGCTCCTCTCCGCCGCGCCACTCCAGGATGCTTCTGCCCATGGCGCCAACGGCGAGCCCGTCGCCCGCCCCTGCGGCGCCCGGCATTTCCACTCCCTACGCCTGGCCGCCGGCGGTGGCCTCTCCCGACGCCGAGAGCGCGCTCGCGTGGCCGAATACCAACGCCATCCTCGTGCTCGCGCTCCTCGTCTGCGCCCTCTTCTGCGCGATCGTGATCCACGTCGTTCTCCAGTGTGCGTTCCGCGTTGCGTCCCGCGCGTGGTACGGGCCGTACGGCGCCATTGGCACCCCGCAGGAGCCGGCGCCACGCGCTGGagggggcggaggcggcggcgacagcAGGAAGCGTGGGGCGCTCCCGTGCCTGGCCTACTCGGCGGGGCTCGACCTGGCCGGTTCGTCGCGGGCGGAGTGCGCCATCTGCCTCGCCGAGTTCGCGCGCGGGGAGCAGCTGCGCGTGCTGCCGCGCTGCAACCACGGCTTCCACGCCCACTGCATCGACCGCTGGCTTGACGCGAGGCCGACGTGCCCGACGTGCAGACAGGCGCCGTTCGCCGAGCCTGACGTGGAGTGCGTGCTAGCCGCGGGCCGTGCAAGGCCGGAGCCCGTTGTCGCGGTGGTGCGAGTGATAGTAGATGGTGGTCGGGCCCGGCGTGTGGAGATTTAG